A stretch of Blautia liquoris DNA encodes these proteins:
- a CDS encoding phosphate acyltransferase: MVYNNFDELVSRVKGYPTMKRMAIAAAGEEHTLQAALHARRDKIAKPILVGDIEKIHAILKKLGEEVPEEDIYAAADNKEAAELAVSLVREGKADFLMKGYLDTKVILKAVVNKETGLQKGGLMSHFSMFEVPGYKKILVPVDGGMVAYPTLDQKKAIIENTVDTLRSMGYDCPKVGVLTCVEKVNPKMPETVEAAQLAQMNKDGEIKNCIVEGPISYDCAMDKEIANLKNYESQIAGDVDVLIAPNIHAGNIMGKMLTVTCKARMAGFVVGAKCPIVLTSRGSSADEKFLSIAVSAAATQ, from the coding sequence ATGGTTTATAATAATTTTGATGAACTGGTGAGCAGAGTAAAAGGGTATCCGACCATGAAGAGAATGGCAATTGCGGCTGCAGGAGAAGAACACACTTTGCAGGCGGCTCTTCATGCCAGAAGAGATAAAATCGCAAAACCGATTCTTGTCGGAGATATCGAGAAAATCCATGCCATATTGAAAAAGCTCGGCGAAGAGGTTCCCGAGGAAGATATCTATGCCGCGGCTGATAATAAAGAAGCGGCAGAACTCGCTGTATCGCTGGTGAGAGAGGGAAAGGCAGACTTTTTGATGAAAGGGTATCTGGATACCAAGGTGATCTTAAAGGCTGTGGTAAACAAAGAGACAGGTCTTCAAAAAGGCGGATTGATGTCTCACTTTTCTATGTTTGAAGTTCCGGGATATAAGAAGATTCTTGTACCGGTTGACGGCGGAATGGTTGCCTATCCGACGCTGGATCAGAAGAAAGCGATCATTGAGAATACCGTCGATACCCTGCGTTCGATGGGATATGACTGTCCGAAGGTTGGCGTTTTAACCTGCGTGGAAAAGGTAAACCCGAAGATGCCCGAGACCGTCGAGGCTGCACAGCTTGCACAGATGAACAAAGACGGTGAAATTAAGAATTGTATTGTCGAAGGACCGATCTCCTATGACTGTGCTATGGACAAAGAGATCGCAAATCTCAAAAACTATGAGAGTCAGATTGCAGGAGATGTCGATGTGCTGATCGCACCGAATATCCATGCGGGCAATATTATGGGTAAGATGCTTACCGTTACCTGCAAGGCAAGGATGGCAGGATTTGTTGTCGGCGCCAAATGCCCGATTGTACTTACTTCGAGAGGCTCCTCTGCTGATGAGAAGTTTCTCTCCATTGCGGTTTCCGCGGCGGCGACACAGTAA
- a CDS encoding DUF1097 domain-containing protein: MNSKARNIFVLALGIALFPPLWAVAAPYLSVKCGAVALICAGVYVAGRGTVKDGWKTMIGFWCGDLWALLALKTMSSLPWNENLSLYVTLAVLGFFAVVIASILERFIYLPAWLSGWAIGLTLMTPEIIKAEKTLPLQIAAAMAVGVWYVGVGVNMFVKILTQKKKVEE, from the coding sequence ATGAATAGTAAAGCAAGAAACATATTCGTTCTGGCTCTTGGTATCGCACTGTTTCCGCCCCTCTGGGCGGTTGCAGCACCATATCTTAGCGTAAAGTGCGGAGCGGTTGCACTGATCTGTGCAGGTGTTTACGTCGCGGGCCGAGGAACAGTAAAAGATGGATGGAAGACCATGATCGGATTCTGGTGCGGAGATCTCTGGGCTCTTCTGGCACTTAAGACGATGAGCAGCCTGCCATGGAATGAGAATCTCAGTCTTTATGTAACCCTTGCTGTGTTAGGCTTTTTTGCAGTTGTCATAGCATCGATTCTTGAGCGTTTCATCTATCTTCCGGCCTGGTTATCCGGTTGGGCGATCGGGCTGACGTTGATGACGCCGGAAATTATAAAAGCAGAAAAGACACTTCCTCTTCAGATTGCGGCAGCGATGGCTGTCGGTGTCTGGTATGTAGGGGTGGGTGTAAATATGTTTGTAAAGATATTAACTCAAAAGAAAAAAGTGGAGGAGTAA
- a CDS encoding argininosuccinate synthase: MKEKVILAYSGGLDTTAIIPWLKENFDYEVICCCINCGQGNELDGLDERAKLSGASKLYIEDIIDEFCDDYIMPCVKAGAVYEHQYLLGTSMARPVIAKKLVEIARKENASAICHGATGKGNDQIRFELGIKALAPDLKIIAPWRMTEIWTMQSREDEIEYCHQHGIHLPFSADSSYSRDRNLWHISHEGLELEDPSSEPNYDHMLMLGVTPEKAPDEGEYVSMTFEKGIPKTLNGKSMKVSEIITELNKLGGKHGIGIADIVENRVVGMKSRGVYETPGGTILMAAQEQLEELILDRETMETKKKLGSQFAQIVYEGKWFTPLREAIQAFVDVTQEYVTGEVKFKLYKGNIIKAGTTSPYSLYDESLASFTTGDLYDHHDAEGFITLFGLPLKVRAMKMKEAKKTEKSDKSK; encoded by the coding sequence ATGAAAGAAAAAGTAATTTTAGCTTATTCAGGCGGACTCGATACCACAGCAATCATTCCGTGGCTGAAAGAAAATTTTGATTATGAAGTTATTTGCTGCTGTATTAACTGTGGACAGGGAAATGAGTTGGACGGCCTCGACGAGAGAGCGAAGCTTTCCGGGGCATCGAAATTATATATAGAAGATATCATCGACGAGTTCTGCGACGATTACATCATGCCTTGTGTAAAAGCCGGTGCTGTATATGAACATCAATATCTCCTTGGAACCTCTATGGCGCGTCCTGTGATCGCTAAGAAACTTGTTGAAATCGCCAGGAAAGAAAATGCCAGTGCAATCTGCCACGGGGCTACCGGAAAGGGAAATGATCAAATTCGGTTTGAACTTGGAATCAAGGCACTTGCCCCTGATCTTAAAATCATCGCTCCCTGGCGAATGACTGAGATATGGACTATGCAGTCACGTGAAGATGAGATTGAATACTGCCATCAGCATGGAATTCATCTTCCGTTTTCAGCAGATTCCAGCTATAGCCGCGACCGCAATCTGTGGCATATCAGCCATGAAGGTCTCGAACTTGAAGACCCATCCAGCGAACCGAACTATGATCATATGCTCATGCTCGGTGTGACACCCGAGAAGGCGCCGGATGAGGGTGAGTATGTCTCTATGACATTTGAAAAAGGAATTCCGAAGACATTAAATGGAAAATCAATGAAAGTTTCCGAAATTATCACGGAACTTAATAAGCTCGGCGGAAAACATGGAATTGGGATCGCAGATATCGTGGAAAATCGTGTCGTGGGGATGAAATCACGCGGTGTCTATGAGACTCCCGGCGGTACAATCCTGATGGCTGCACAGGAACAGCTGGAGGAATTAATTCTTGACCGTGAGACGATGGAAACGAAGAAAAAGCTAGGAAGCCAGTTTGCACAGATTGTATATGAGGGAAAATGGTTCACCCCTCTTAGAGAGGCAATTCAGGCATTCGTAGATGTGACACAGGAATATGTAACGGGCGAAGTAAAATTCAAACTGTATAAAGGAAATATCATTAAGGCGGGAACTACTTCTCCATATAGCCTGTACGATGAATCACTCGCATCCTTTACAACCGGAGATCTGTATGATCACCATGATGCAGAAGGATTCATCACTTTGTTTGGTCTTCCGCTGAAAGTCCGGGCTATGAAGATGAAAGAAGCAAAAAAAACAGAGAAATCTGACAAATCCAAATAA
- a CDS encoding acetyl-CoA hydrolase, translating to MPVEFNPMRSFIYVDVVDEEYRHLLQHWLYFHHIPESISQFEPYCTKYDFYNALPTPEGGERFGTARMQLTEHHWLVNIMDPALKVKTFQEYMPIEALKWQGTVPMTAGDANLSGDDARATGGDNGCPPFVFAFCPMWWEEDIKGTGRTLEDGVNYRWNFAVRYPNGVSQEEGDKWLFEEVFPHFQNNNCCTRILTSKVMQDVNDCPMSRVVEMWFTGPTAWKHLAVETADKIAKPSWAKDGDVFPYLNPGFEIRGIFVTDYPTCDALHQYRGYIPRR from the coding sequence ATGCCAGTTGAATTTAATCCTATGCGTAGTTTTATCTACGTGGATGTAGTTGATGAAGAATATAGACACTTATTACAGCATTGGCTGTATTTTCATCATATCCCGGAAAGTATCTCACAGTTTGAGCCATATTGTACAAAATATGATTTCTACAACGCGCTTCCGACACCTGAAGGTGGAGAGAGATTTGGAACAGCCCGTATGCAGCTGACAGAGCACCACTGGCTTGTCAACATTATGGACCCTGCATTGAAGGTAAAGACATTCCAGGAATATATGCCAATTGAGGCTTTGAAATGGCAGGGAACGGTTCCGATGACTGCGGGAGATGCAAATCTCTCCGGGGATGATGCCAGAGCCACAGGCGGAGACAATGGATGTCCTCCATTTGTCTTTGCATTCTGCCCGATGTGGTGGGAAGAAGACATTAAAGGAACCGGACGTACACTGGAAGATGGCGTCAATTATCGATGGAACTTTGCTGTTCGCTATCCCAACGGAGTTTCTCAGGAAGAGGGAGACAAGTGGCTGTTTGAAGAAGTGTTCCCTCATTTTCAAAATAATAACTGCTGTACCAGAATCCTGACAAGCAAGGTGATGCAGGATGTCAATGATTGTCCGATGAGCAGAGTTGTTGAGATGTGGTTTACAGGCCCGACAGCATGGAAACATCTGGCTGTTGAGACTGCTGATAAGATTGCAAAACCGTCATGGGCAAAAGACGGGGATGTTTTCCCATATCTGAACCCTGGATTTGAGATCCGCGGTATCTTTGTCACAGACTATCCTACCTGCGATGCACTGCATCAGTACAGAGGATATATCCCGAGAAGATAA
- a CDS encoding flavodoxin family protein — MKILGISFGTKNGTNDSLCIEALMGAKETGAEVEFIRMSELDIKHCTGCCACSRALVTGKGNMCVLKDDFDWVRDKILDADGVLISDPIFEEGASGLFHTFMDRFGPRMDRGNNIIGTKLAEENGGKIPDPRILEDKVISYLGVGGSDWGTRVQCEHAMHALVDMYKVIDNKWYPWAKEILMDDERLAEVHQIGVNLANAAKDIEHAEYKGEEGVCPHCHNKLFYLEPGSTKAICAQCGMVGEIKVEDGKYTFEFPKEQLEHAHDTLPGKFIHGTDIQKMEGNFMKVRQTEEFKARKKQYTDFISPIYPDEK, encoded by the coding sequence ATGAAAATTTTAGGAATTTCCTTTGGAACAAAAAATGGCACCAATGATTCACTCTGTATCGAAGCACTGATGGGAGCAAAAGAGACCGGAGCCGAAGTTGAGTTCATCAGAATGTCTGAACTTGATATCAAACACTGCACCGGATGCTGCGCCTGTTCAAGAGCTCTTGTAACCGGAAAAGGAAATATGTGCGTCTTAAAGGATGATTTTGACTGGGTTCGTGATAAGATTCTGGATGCTGATGGCGTTCTCATCTCGGACCCGATCTTCGAAGAGGGTGCGTCTGGACTCTTCCATACATTCATGGATCGTTTTGGACCCAGAATGGATCGCGGAAACAATATCATCGGAACAAAACTTGCCGAAGAAAATGGCGGAAAGATCCCGGATCCGAGAATTCTTGAGGATAAAGTGATCTCTTACCTCGGTGTCGGTGGATCGGATTGGGGAACCAGAGTACAGTGTGAGCATGCCATGCACGCGTTGGTCGACATGTATAAAGTAATTGACAACAAATGGTATCCCTGGGCGAAAGAGATCCTGATGGACGATGAGAGACTGGCTGAAGTTCATCAGATCGGTGTCAATCTTGCAAATGCCGCGAAAGATATTGAACATGCTGAGTATAAAGGAGAGGAAGGCGTCTGCCCTCATTGCCACAACAAACTGTTCTATCTTGAGCCGGGATCTACAAAAGCGATCTGTGCCCAGTGCGGTATGGTCGGCGAAATAAAAGTGGAAGATGGAAAATACACATTTGAATTCCCAAAAGAACAGCTCGAGCATGCTCATGATACACTTCCCGGAAAATTCATCCATGGAACGGATATCCAGAAGATGGAAGGAAACTTTATGAAAGTGCGTCAGACAGAGGAATTCAAGGCTCGTAAGAAACAGTATACGGATTTTATCAGCCCGATATATCCTGACGAAAAGTAA
- the buk gene encoding butyrate kinase, translating into MSYKILAINPGSTSTKIGYYEDEKEMFSENVMHSDEELKQYSRVVDEFDMRKDNILNAMKKHGADVKDLSAVVGRGGQLTQIHAGGYRVTEDMKKKLTDPATVEHASNLGALIADAIASPLGIPAYIYDAVGSDEMKDIAKITGMPEVVRASFCHVLNSKAMCRKAAKEFGKTYQEMNFLVAHLGGGISISAHEKGRIIDVITSDGGPFSPERAGSIPLNYIIDMCYSGEYTKREMQKKETGMGGIKAYLGTSNCIEVEHMVEEGNKEAEKIYKAQAYQIAKGIGELSPTLKGNTDAIILTGGVAHSKMLTDWITEYVSFIAPVKVMAGENELESLSMGALRILKGEEMAEDYRLR; encoded by the coding sequence ATGAGTTATAAGATTTTGGCCATTAACCCCGGCTCAACTTCTACGAAAATCGGATATTACGAAGACGAAAAAGAGATGTTTTCGGAGAATGTAATGCATTCGGATGAAGAACTGAAACAGTACTCACGTGTCGTGGATGAGTTTGACATGAGAAAAGACAATATCTTAAATGCCATGAAAAAACATGGGGCAGATGTCAAAGATCTTTCCGCAGTCGTCGGAAGAGGCGGACAGCTGACACAGATTCATGCCGGCGGATATCGAGTGACAGAGGACATGAAGAAAAAGCTTACTGATCCGGCAACCGTTGAACATGCTTCCAATCTGGGTGCACTGATTGCGGATGCAATCGCTTCACCGCTTGGGATTCCGGCTTATATCTACGATGCAGTCGGATCTGACGAGATGAAGGATATCGCAAAAATCACAGGTATGCCGGAAGTGGTAAGAGCCAGCTTCTGCCATGTCCTGAATTCCAAGGCTATGTGCAGGAAAGCGGCGAAAGAATTCGGAAAGACTTACCAGGAGATGAACTTTTTAGTGGCTCATCTTGGAGGCGGAATCTCAATTAGTGCTCACGAAAAGGGCAGGATCATCGATGTAATCACGTCTGATGGCGGTCCGTTTTCTCCCGAGCGTGCGGGAAGTATTCCGCTTAACTATATCATCGATATGTGCTATAGTGGAGAATATACCAAACGCGAGATGCAAAAAAAAGAAACAGGTATGGGCGGAATTAAGGCCTATCTGGGGACATCTAACTGCATCGAAGTTGAACATATGGTAGAAGAGGGGAATAAAGAGGCCGAGAAGATCTACAAGGCCCAGGCTTACCAGATTGCAAAGGGAATCGGTGAACTTTCTCCAACACTGAAAGGGAATACTGATGCCATCATATTGACCGGCGGGGTGGCTCATTCCAAGATGCTTACAGACTGGATTACAGAGTATGTGAGCTTTATAGCACCGGTAAAAGTTATGGCCGGTGAAAACGAGCTTGAGTCTTTGTCGATGGGTGCTCTTCGTATTCTAAAGGGTGAGGAAATGGCAGAAGATTACAGGCTCAGGTAG
- the vorB gene encoding 3-methyl-2-oxobutanoate dehydrogenase subunit VorB has translation MSRVFMKGCEAIAEAAVRAGCRFFAGYPITPQNEIPEYFARRLPEVGGNFVQGESEVASVNMVYGAASAGVRAMTSSSSPGIALKSEGISYCASARIPMVYANISRGGPGVGSIQPAQMDYYQATKASGNGGFEMRVFAPSTVQEAVDMTYAAFDYADQDRNPVLILADGVIGTMMEPVVLPDMKSDEEIAAIKESKKDWACIGHPLDYENRSWIQPGHWKTTDMQEANEDAAKLYKSWEKDAKAEEYMLKDAEIVITAYGISARIAKSAVDVLRKEGIKVGLLRPITVHPFPYQAFEHIDYKNIKAVLDVEMSIPAQFVTDVEAGVKDRCPIETCLCSGGNIMSREAVIDAVKKILA, from the coding sequence ATGTCTAGAGTGTTTATGAAGGGCTGTGAGGCAATTGCAGAAGCAGCTGTGAGAGCCGGATGTCGTTTCTTTGCCGGCTATCCGATCACACCTCAGAATGAAATTCCGGAATATTTTGCGAGAAGACTGCCGGAAGTTGGAGGTAATTTTGTACAAGGAGAGTCGGAAGTAGCCTCCGTGAATATGGTATATGGCGCGGCGAGTGCAGGTGTCAGAGCGATGACATCTTCTTCAAGTCCGGGAATTGCCCTTAAGAGTGAGGGAATCTCCTACTGTGCATCAGCCAGAATACCTATGGTCTATGCGAATATATCAAGAGGGGGTCCGGGTGTCGGATCCATTCAGCCTGCTCAGATGGATTATTATCAGGCAACAAAGGCTTCCGGAAATGGCGGATTCGAGATGCGTGTATTTGCTCCTTCCACAGTACAGGAAGCGGTAGATATGACCTACGCTGCCTTTGACTATGCGGATCAGGACAGAAATCCGGTGCTGATACTGGCAGACGGTGTGATCGGGACAATGATGGAGCCTGTGGTTCTGCCTGATATGAAATCAGACGAAGAGATCGCCGCGATCAAAGAGTCTAAGAAAGACTGGGCTTGTATCGGACATCCTCTGGATTATGAGAATCGTTCCTGGATTCAGCCGGGTCACTGGAAGACGACGGATATGCAGGAAGCGAACGAAGATGCTGCGAAACTTTACAAGAGTTGGGAAAAAGACGCAAAAGCAGAAGAGTATATGTTAAAAGACGCCGAAATTGTCATTACAGCTTATGGTATTTCCGCTCGTATCGCCAAATCGGCGGTAGATGTTCTGCGTAAAGAGGGAATCAAAGTCGGACTGCTTCGTCCGATTACAGTTCATCCATTCCCTTATCAGGCTTTTGAACATATCGATTATAAGAACATAAAGGCTGTTCTGGATGTTGAGATGTCGATTCCTGCACAGTTTGTAACAGATGTTGAGGCCGGTGTTAAGGATCGATGTCCAATTGAGACGTGTCTTTGCTCAGGCGGTAATATCATGAGCCGCGAAGCCGTGATAGACGCTGTAAAGAAAATCTTGGCGTAA
- a CDS encoding 2-oxoacid:acceptor oxidoreductase family protein translates to METNLCVAGFGGQGVMTLGKILAQATCDSTDKHVTFFPSYGAEQRGGTANCFVVISDDEIGAPLGDVMDDLIIMNGPSLEKFIGTLKTGGTLFINSSIVSDEVGRDDVKIVKAPVTDISLELGNSKVLNIIMLGVYIGYTNVIDADIVWSAVEKKMSRKPKLLPLNKKAFERGLELGKSQR, encoded by the coding sequence ATGGAGACAAATTTATGCGTGGCAGGATTCGGCGGACAGGGCGTTATGACTTTGGGTAAGATCCTTGCCCAGGCAACCTGCGATTCTACCGATAAACATGTTACATTCTTTCCCTCTTATGGGGCTGAACAAAGAGGCGGTACGGCGAACTGTTTCGTTGTGATCTCAGATGATGAGATCGGAGCTCCGCTTGGTGATGTGATGGATGACCTGATCATCATGAACGGACCGTCTCTTGAAAAATTTATCGGAACTTTGAAGACGGGCGGAACTCTTTTTATCAACAGTTCCATTGTATCCGATGAGGTCGGCCGTGATGACGTAAAGATTGTAAAAGCTCCGGTAACAGATATATCACTGGAACTTGGCAATTCGAAGGTACTCAACATCATCATGCTCGGAGTATATATCGGTTATACCAATGTTATCGATGCAGATATCGTATGGTCTGCAGTTGAGAAGAAGATGAGCAGGAAACCAAAACTTCTTCCCCTTAATAAAAAGGCTTTTGAAAGAGGTCTTGAATTAGGAAAATCGCAGAGATAA
- a CDS encoding thiamine pyrophosphate-dependent enzyme, with amino-acid sequence MKQIYARTKTIQEDKVSGFCPGCMHGTVMKLIGEVLDEMNVVDRAACVLGIGCCGLQMDYMAYDNTTAPHGRACAVANGMKKANPDSLVFTYQGDGDFASIGLAESMSAANRGDNITVIFINNGIYGMTGGQMAPTTLVGMKSTTSPKGRDPKEHGYPMHMCEILNQLTAPYYLERTSCNSPANVMKTKKAIKKAFQNQLDGKGFSMVEIVTSCPTNWGLDPIQALDYIDEKMLKEFPLGVIRDRDKEETK; translated from the coding sequence ATGAAACAGATTTATGCAAGAACAAAAACAATTCAGGAAGACAAAGTTTCAGGCTTTTGCCCTGGGTGCATGCACGGCACCGTGATGAAACTGATCGGTGAAGTGCTTGATGAGATGAATGTGGTCGACCGCGCAGCATGTGTACTTGGCATCGGGTGTTGTGGTCTTCAGATGGACTATATGGCCTATGATAATACTACAGCTCCTCACGGACGTGCCTGTGCAGTGGCAAATGGTATGAAGAAGGCAAACCCGGACAGTCTGGTGTTTACCTATCAGGGTGATGGAGATTTTGCCTCTATCGGTCTGGCAGAATCTATGTCTGCGGCTAACAGAGGAGATAATATTACTGTCATCTTTATTAACAATGGGATATATGGCATGACAGGTGGTCAGATGGCTCCTACTACGCTGGTCGGGATGAAGTCAACGACCTCACCGAAAGGGCGTGATCCGAAAGAGCATGGATATCCGATGCATATGTGTGAGATTTTGAATCAGCTGACAGCGCCTTATTATCTGGAACGTACCAGCTGCAACTCTCCTGCAAATGTAATGAAAACAAAAAAAGCCATCAAAAAGGCATTTCAGAATCAGCTTGACGGTAAGGGATTCTCAATGGTTGAGATCGTGACCAGCTGCCCGACAAACTGGGGACTGGATCCGATTCAGGCACTGGATTATATAGATGAGAAGATGTTAAAAGAATTTCCTCTGGGTGTTATCAGAGATCGTGATAAGGAGGAGACAAAGTAA
- a CDS encoding MFS transporter: MKQKNRWFHAAIGVFVLLFAGLIYAWSVLSRPIAAYFTDWTSAGLSLTFTICMMFFCLGGFVSGILSEKINIKINLVISAFLFLGGFYIASRMNSLSALYLGYGVLAGTASGFAYNTVMGSVTKFFPDKPGLISGILLMGFGIGSFLIGKVYQAYTGIGDAFRASLLTMGVILFIVVLIGAVFIRKPTEEETNVLTFLDTDKKQEDSKASYGDMKFGQMVKRSSFWLYFIWSVLLSAAGLAVIAQASGMVTEVSPSQTAGVISTAVGLISVFNGVGRVIFGGMYDKIGRAKTMVVNEILYFMAVILMICSIVTGSFVVLVIGFIITGLAYGGVPTTNSAFVGDFYGKKNYSVNFPIMNMNLFAASFGSTIAGLLYDKSGSYLSTLVVLLCALVLGTVLATKIKKP; this comes from the coding sequence ATGAAACAAAAGAATCGTTGGTTTCATGCAGCAATTGGAGTGTTTGTCCTGTTGTTTGCAGGACTGATCTATGCCTGGAGTGTACTCTCCAGGCCAATTGCTGCTTACTTTACAGACTGGACCAGTGCGGGTCTGTCTTTGACATTTACCATCTGTATGATGTTTTTTTGTCTGGGCGGTTTCGTATCGGGTATCTTGTCAGAAAAAATAAATATTAAGATAAATCTGGTTATTTCCGCCTTTTTATTCCTGGGCGGATTTTATATCGCCTCGAGGATGAATTCGCTTTCGGCACTCTATCTCGGATATGGAGTTTTGGCCGGTACAGCATCGGGATTTGCCTATAATACAGTCATGGGAAGTGTCACAAAATTCTTTCCGGATAAGCCGGGTCTGATCTCTGGAATATTACTGATGGGATTTGGAATTGGAAGTTTTCTGATTGGAAAAGTCTATCAGGCTTATACAGGAATTGGAGATGCTTTTCGAGCTTCCCTTCTTACAATGGGAGTGATTCTTTTTATTGTTGTTTTGATTGGAGCTGTATTTATCCGAAAACCGACGGAGGAAGAGACAAATGTCCTGACATTTCTGGACACAGACAAGAAACAAGAGGACAGTAAAGCATCTTATGGGGATATGAAGTTTGGACAGATGGTGAAGAGATCATCTTTCTGGTTATACTTTATCTGGTCAGTTTTGCTCTCCGCAGCAGGTCTGGCAGTGATTGCTCAGGCCAGTGGAATGGTGACGGAAGTATCGCCGTCTCAGACGGCCGGTGTCATCTCCACTGCTGTTGGACTGATCTCTGTCTTTAACGGTGTGGGTCGTGTCATCTTCGGTGGAATGTATGATAAGATCGGCCGTGCCAAGACGATGGTGGTGAATGAGATCCTTTATTTTATGGCTGTTATTCTCATGATTTGTTCGATTGTCACAGGAAGTTTTGTCGTTCTTGTCATCGGATTTATTATAACAGGCCTGGCATACGGAGGGGTACCCACCACTAATTCTGCATTCGTGGGTGACTTTTATGGAAAAAAGAATTATAGTGTGAATTTTCCAATCATGAATATGAATCTGTTTGCTGCTTCCTTTGGCAGCACAATTGCTGGTCTTCTCTATGACAAAAGTGGATCTTACCTGAGCACTCTGGTTGTTCTGCTGTGTGCACTCGTACTTGGAACAGTCCTTGCAACAAAAATCAAAAAACCTTGA
- a CDS encoding LVIVD repeat-containing protein → MADKFYAKGKGNNGYIKNLEVCSFNNLDGNCGMFQMALYKTKAGKYYLYGCCFGGTQNGVMISDVTDPYDPKFIRHFELLDSKEYPTTTCPKLQIADDLMIVAMSCGSGPGALVDQSGQGDIKCEAGIRIYSLKEDPENPKFLGYWDCGLKHVLGVHRFMYNGGRYVHLSSDCRGFEGMIYRIVDIIDPTHPVEVGRWWRPDQYADGYPDRTFDPGAPHVSSFMDKGWLHGPPFVRDGICYMGYGGAGLVVLDVNDVTRPKCLGELSLRPAFSSELAGARTHTALPLPGRDLVVCQNEGERFQFFTPEKITKAQALNNLHMIDVSDPKNPTLIAEFPYPEVPKDFPYKNFNTAGLKGKAGPFGPHNVHEPMSNKPWLEQRGDRVYCCYFSAGLRVYDVSDPYYIKELAYFIPPNPNKKPEESYFPDFPGPRLACTEDCIVDDRGYIIIDALDDGFYILKMKEDK, encoded by the coding sequence ATGGCAGACAAATTTTATGCAAAAGGTAAAGGTAATAATGGATATATCAAAAACCTCGAGGTTTGCTCTTTTAACAACCTTGACGGCAACTGTGGTATGTTCCAGATGGCTCTTTACAAGACAAAAGCCGGCAAATACTATCTGTACGGCTGCTGTTTCGGCGGCACACAAAACGGCGTGATGATCAGTGATGTGACAGATCCATACGATCCGAAGTTTATCAGACATTTTGAATTGCTGGATTCAAAGGAATATCCCACGACAACATGCCCAAAACTGCAGATTGCAGATGATCTGATGATCGTAGCTATGAGCTGCGGCAGCGGTCCAGGGGCACTTGTTGACCAGAGCGGACAAGGAGACATCAAGTGTGAAGCCGGAATCCGTATCTATAGTTTAAAGGAGGATCCCGAAAATCCGAAGTTTTTAGGATACTGGGACTGTGGACTGAAACACGTTCTGGGCGTTCACCGCTTTATGTATAACGGCGGTCGTTATGTCCATCTCTCCAGTGACTGTAGAGGCTTCGAGGGAATGATTTACCGTATTGTCGACATCATTGATCCCACACATCCGGTAGAGGTCGGCCGTTGGTGGAGACCAGATCAGTATGCAGATGGATATCCTGACAGAACTTTTGATCCCGGTGCACCGCATGTATCCTCTTTTATGGACAAAGGATGGCTTCATGGACCGCCGTTTGTCCGTGACGGAATCTGCTACATGGGATACGGCGGAGCCGGGCTTGTAGTTCTCGATGTCAACGATGTGACAAGGCCGAAATGCCTTGGTGAATTATCTCTTCGTCCGGCATTTTCCAGTGAACTTGCCGGAGCAAGAACGCATACGGCACTGCCGCTTCCGGGACGTGATCTGGTTGTATGCCAGAATGAAGGTGAGAGATTCCAGTTTTTCACACCGGAAAAGATCACGAAGGCACAGGCATTAAACAATCTGCACATGATTGATGTCAGCGACCCGAAGAATCCGACTCTGATTGCAGAATTCCCGTATCCGGAAGTTCCCAAAGACTTCCCATACAAGAACTTCAATACAGCCGGACTCAAAGGAAAAGCCGGCCCGTTCGGACCTCACAACGTTCATGAGCCAATGTCCAATAAGCCATGGTTAGAGCAAAGAGGGGACCGTGTTTACTGTTGTTATTTTTCAGCCGGACTTCGTGTATATGATGTATCCGATCCTTATTATATTAAGGAGTTGGCTTACTTCATTCCACCAAATCCGAATAAGAAACCGGAAGAATCCTATTTCCCTGATTTCCCGGGTCCGCGTCTTGCATGCACGGAAGATTGTATTGTCGATGACAGGGGCTATATCATCATCGACGCTTTGGATGACGGTTTTTACATACTGAAAATGAAAGAAGACAAGTAA